In the genome of uncultured Fusobacterium sp., one region contains:
- a CDS encoding phosphatidate cytidylyltransferase — MLSRIMVAIIGIPVLIWILYSGGIPLLIFANIIIGMATYEFYNMAEIGGKKPYKIMGILGALAIPNILFLNQLGKIEIDNMFVFSMLAVLLIGYRVLQNKVENSSADLGVTLLGALYVSVLFSHVILISFLPNGGKWLLTAQIMVWVCDTFAYFTGLTIGRKIFKRGFSSISPKKSIEGSLGGIFFTICSLYILEKYFKLLENGDLGLFNIIIIGVFISIVAQIGDLGESMFKREFKVKDSGTILRGHGGILDRFDSMLFVAPVVYYLLKIVVL; from the coding sequence ATGCTGAGCAGAATAATGGTAGCTATAATAGGAATACCAGTTCTTATTTGGATCCTATATAGTGGTGGAATACCCTTATTAATATTTGCAAATATAATAATAGGTATGGCTACATATGAATTTTACAATATGGCAGAAATTGGAGGAAAGAAACCTTACAAGATAATGGGAATATTAGGAGCATTAGCAATACCTAATATACTTTTCTTAAATCAATTAGGAAAAATAGAGATAGATAATATGTTTGTATTTTCTATGCTTGCAGTTTTATTAATAGGATATAGAGTTCTTCAAAATAAAGTTGAAAATTCAAGTGCAGATTTAGGGGTAACATTGTTAGGTGCATTATATGTATCAGTTTTATTTTCTCATGTGATACTTATAAGTTTTTTACCAAATGGAGGAAAGTGGCTTTTAACAGCTCAAATAATGGTCTGGGTTTGTGATACATTTGCTTATTTTACAGGATTAACAATAGGTAGAAAAATATTTAAGAGAGGATTTAGTAGTATAAGTCCTAAAAAATCAATAGAGGGATCTTTAGGAGGAATATTTTTTACAATATGTTCACTTTATATTCTTGAAAAGTATTTTAAACTTTTAGAAAATGGAGACTTAGGATTATTTAATATAATTATAATAGGAGTATTTATCAGTATTGTTGCTCAGATTGGAGATTTAGGTGAATCTATGTTTAAAAGAGAGTTTAAAGTTAAAGATTCAGGAACAATATTGAGAGGGCATGGTGGAATATTAGATAGATTTGATAGTATGCTTTTTGTAGCTCCAGTTGTTTATTATTTATTAAAAATTGTAGTATTATAA